From the Actinomycetota bacterium genome, one window contains:
- a CDS encoding CoA protein activase codes for MKVAFPHMGNAYIPLRALVEHMGVEAVVPERPNRATLELGARYAPEFVCLPFKITLGDCINALEKGADTMAMVCGMWACRFGNYGHVQHLILRDMGYEFESLLIGREEPRVVWEKVKRAVGRGAFHRLLGAAAVFRAKAAAVEEIERLSRHARPREERAGETEALMQRYLSRIDEADTIRQVHEIRSELREEFSALPLREENGILRVRIVGELYVLLEPSLNFDLVRRLGSDHGVEAQPILSTYRWLLSPLWLDPFLHLSSSRARRVSRAYLPYVLGGEEHMTITGTLDAPRQGFDGVIHAYPLTCMPENICRTILPHISSTRDVPLLSLCFDEHTSTVGTATRLEAFIDMLRSRGRSHAPARGALWRPEKA; via the coding sequence ATGAAGGTGGCCTTCCCTCATATGGGCAACGCCTATATCCCCCTGCGCGCCCTGGTGGAGCACATGGGGGTGGAGGCGGTGGTGCCCGAGCGCCCCAACCGCGCCACCCTGGAACTGGGGGCCAGATACGCGCCGGAGTTCGTCTGCCTGCCCTTCAAGATCACCCTGGGCGACTGCATCAACGCCCTGGAAAAGGGCGCCGACACCATGGCCATGGTCTGCGGCATGTGGGCATGCCGGTTCGGCAACTACGGGCACGTGCAGCACCTCATCCTCAGGGATATGGGTTACGAGTTCGAGTCGCTGCTCATCGGCAGGGAAGAACCGCGCGTGGTATGGGAGAAGGTCAAACGCGCGGTGGGCAGGGGGGCTTTCCACCGCTTGTTGGGAGCGGCGGCCGTCTTCCGGGCTAAGGCCGCCGCGGTGGAGGAGATAGAACGACTGTCCCGCCATGCGAGGCCCCGCGAGGAGAGGGCGGGGGAGACGGAGGCCCTCATGCAGCGCTATCTCTCCAGGATCGACGAAGCAGACACCATAAGGCAGGTACACGAGATCCGGAGCGAGCTGCGGGAGGAGTTCTCGGCCCTGCCCTTAAGGGAGGAGAACGGCATCCTGCGCGTGCGTATCGTGGGAGAGCTCTACGTGCTCCTGGAGCCCTCCCTGAACTTCGACCTGGTACGGAGGCTCGGCTCAGATCACGGCGTGGAGGCTCAGCCTATCCTCTCCACCTACCGCTGGTTGCTGAGCCCCCTCTGGCTGGACCCCTTCCTGCATCTCTCCTCGTCGCGGGCGCGACGGGTCAGCCGCGCCTATCTGCCCTACGTGCTGGGAGGGGAGGAGCATATGACCATCACCGGCACCCTTGACGCCCCCCGCCAGGGGTTCGATGGGGTGATCCACGCCTATCCCCTGACCTGCATGCCTGAGAACATCTGCCGCACCATCCTCCCCCACATCAGCTCCACGCGGGACGTCCCCCTGCTCAGCCTGTGCTTCGACGAGCACACCTCCACGGTGGGCACCGCCACGCGCCTGGAGGCCTTCATCGACATGCTGCGCTCCCGGGGGCGGTCCCATGCGCCTGCTCGCGGTGCCCTGTGGAGGCCGGAGAAAGCCTAG
- a CDS encoding Lrp/AsnC ligand binding domain-containing protein produces MKAFVLIKVEPGKIKEVMQAVSQMPPVKEAYCVTGPDDIIAVLESDDARGISEVVIADLHDVEGIKGTDTRIVVDLA; encoded by the coding sequence ATGAAGGCTTTCGTGCTCATCAAGGTGGAGCCGGGGAAGATAAAGGAGGTCATGCAGGCGGTCAGCCAGATGCCGCCGGTAAAGGAGGCCTATTGCGTGACCGGGCCGGACGACATCATTGCGGTGCTGGAATCCGACGATGCCAGGGGCATATCCGAGGTGGTCATCGCCGACCTTCATGACGTCGAGGGGATAAAGGGAACGGACACGCGCATCGTCGTGGACCTGGCCTGA
- a CDS encoding polysaccharide deacetylase family protein, translating to MTEQETLARRTARRRRRGGLKFTRRFYALVAALGLIVITVILVASLSGGGTGADFKAAVTGAIGLSEGELNRLKVNELGAVMVLEYHRIAEEGRWSRTPENFRADLEYLYEQGYRCIGLDDLVSNDINVEPGYTPVVLTFDDADPSQFRYVEQNGDLVIDPRCAVGVMEEFRREHPDFNITATFYVLPTLFGQEEYAEKKLAWLVENGYDIGNHTINHPSLGDLDDESALKELAGNIKMVQKYLPGYEQASIALPNGSEPKNPAILTHGTYDGVEVRFQASLLVGANPAPSPVDHSFDPLRLPRVQALDPSLDTGNCGIYAWIQYFMENPERRYRSDGNPATVTVPRHMADRVDMSRLGGKELRTY from the coding sequence ATGACGGAGCAGGAAACGCTTGCCAGGAGGACGGCGAGGCGCAGGCGCCGTGGCGGGCTCAAGTTCACGCGGCGTTTCTACGCATTGGTGGCCGCCCTAGGGCTGATCGTCATCACCGTCATTCTGGTGGCTTCACTGTCCGGCGGCGGCACGGGGGCCGACTTCAAAGCCGCCGTTACCGGCGCCATAGGCCTGAGCGAGGGCGAGCTGAACCGCCTCAAGGTCAACGAGCTCGGCGCGGTGATGGTCCTGGAGTACCACCGCATCGCCGAGGAGGGACGCTGGTCGCGCACTCCGGAGAACTTCCGCGCGGACCTCGAATACCTCTACGAACAGGGCTACCGCTGCATAGGCCTTGACGACCTGGTGAGCAACGACATCAATGTCGAGCCCGGCTACACTCCGGTGGTGCTGACCTTCGATGACGCGGACCCCAGCCAGTTCCGCTACGTCGAGCAGAACGGGGATCTGGTCATAGACCCCCGCTGCGCGGTCGGGGTCATGGAGGAATTTCGCCGTGAGCACCCCGATTTCAACATCACCGCAACCTTCTACGTGCTGCCCACCCTTTTCGGGCAGGAGGAGTATGCTGAGAAAAAGCTCGCCTGGCTGGTGGAGAATGGCTACGATATCGGAAACCATACCATAAACCACCCCTCCCTTGGGGACCTGGACGACGAAAGTGCGTTGAAGGAACTGGCCGGGAATATAAAGATGGTGCAGAAATACCTGCCCGGATACGAGCAGGCGAGCATCGCCCTGCCCAACGGCTCGGAGCCCAAGAATCCCGCCATCCTCACCCACGGCACCTACGACGGGGTGGAGGTCAGGTTCCAGGCCTCGCTCCTGGTGGGGGCCAATCCCGCCCCCTCGCCCGTGGATCATTCCTTCGACCCCCTACGCCTTCCCCGCGTACAGGCGCTGGACCCCTCGCTGGACACCGGCAACTGCGGGATCTACGCGTGGATACAGTATTTCATGGAGAACCCCGAGCGGCGTTACCGCAGCGACGGAAACCCCGCCACGGTGACCGTTCCCAGGCACATGGCCGACCGCGTGGACATGAGCAGGCTCGGGGGCAAGGAGCTGAGGACCTATTGA
- a CDS encoding putative glycoside hydrolase has product MAYYPGSGKRIFTRRRLRSRIAPRAKITGARAVSAGTARTGGARTAEPRPGMRSTGVRRPTVRPRQRIYRQRTKMNPRAVWALVGLGSVVFLIVMLVVLLHSPAVSGLVPADGSLVAGSPVHIEASLRSNINPGSVGVLVDGEDRREQAAVEKGKLSLDLDLEDGVHVVEIAVGDKVEASSRFTVDGTPPLVQVEEWELRDDGKTVIRGRCEGADVLMLDDRRLSLGADGSFQVEVDRYERKAVTLVALDRAGNRREILVDTAPPPKVKGIHVSIWVAADRVLFKKMVDLVMRTELNGMQIDVKDESGRVAYPSEVPLAVETDSHLTKGGVDIGRVMDKCWYNEIYTIARIVCFKDPVVASKRPDLAVHNTAGGRWGDGNWLDPYNRENWDYILGLAVEAARKGFKEIQLDYVRFPSDGDTRTCVFPAQGSDTRTKSQVITDFLAFMRDGLKPLGVAFSADVFGLTASGQGDMGIGQDVAAMGRYLDYMSPMVYPSHYNRGEYNIGDPEANPHDTVYASLVDFQKKLEGTGCKLRPWLQDFSLSLNYGAAEVQAQIRACYELGIEEWLLWDPNCTFTEEALRPAS; this is encoded by the coding sequence TTGGCTTACTATCCCGGAAGCGGTAAGAGGATCTTCACCCGGCGGCGCCTGAGGTCGCGCATAGCGCCGCGCGCCAAGATAACCGGCGCGCGGGCCGTTTCGGCCGGTACCGCCCGGACCGGGGGAGCGAGAACGGCCGAGCCGAGGCCGGGGATGAGGTCCACGGGGGTGAGGCGCCCCACCGTCCGTCCCCGCCAGCGCATCTACCGCCAGAGGACGAAGATGAACCCGCGCGCGGTCTGGGCGCTGGTCGGTCTAGGCTCCGTGGTCTTCCTCATCGTCATGCTCGTGGTGCTGCTGCACTCCCCGGCCGTCAGCGGTTTGGTGCCCGCCGACGGATCCCTGGTTGCGGGCTCGCCAGTGCACATCGAGGCCTCATTGAGGAGCAACATCAACCCCGGGTCGGTGGGGGTGCTGGTGGACGGAGAGGACCGCAGGGAACAGGCGGCGGTGGAGAAAGGGAAGCTCTCCCTGGACCTCGACCTGGAGGACGGAGTGCACGTGGTGGAGATCGCGGTGGGGGACAAGGTCGAGGCCTCGTCGCGTTTCACGGTGGACGGCACCCCGCCGCTGGTGCAGGTGGAGGAGTGGGAGTTAAGGGACGATGGCAAGACGGTCATCAGGGGCAGGTGCGAGGGAGCCGACGTCTTGATGCTGGACGACAGGAGGCTCTCGCTGGGAGCGGACGGCTCCTTCCAGGTCGAGGTGGACCGCTACGAGCGCAAGGCCGTTACCCTGGTGGCTCTGGACCGGGCGGGAAACCGCAGGGAGATACTCGTGGATACCGCGCCGCCCCCCAAGGTCAAGGGCATCCACGTCTCCATCTGGGTGGCGGCGGATCGCGTGCTCTTCAAGAAGATGGTGGACCTGGTGATGAGGACCGAGCTCAACGGCATGCAGATCGACGTGAAGGACGAGAGCGGGCGCGTGGCCTATCCCAGCGAGGTCCCTTTGGCGGTGGAGACGGACAGCCATCTCACCAAAGGTGGGGTGGATATCGGCCGGGTCATGGACAAGTGCTGGTACAACGAAATCTACACCATTGCCCGCATCGTCTGCTTCAAGGACCCCGTAGTGGCCTCGAAGCGCCCCGACCTAGCGGTGCACAACACCGCCGGAGGAAGGTGGGGGGACGGGAACTGGCTCGATCCCTACAACCGCGAGAACTGGGATTACATCCTGGGGCTGGCCGTGGAGGCGGCACGCAAGGGCTTCAAGGAGATACAGCTCGACTACGTGCGCTTCCCCTCCGACGGCGACACGAGGACCTGCGTCTTCCCCGCCCAGGGAAGCGACACCCGCACCAAGTCCCAGGTGATCACCGATTTCCTCGCCTTCATGCGCGACGGCCTCAAGCCCCTGGGGGTGGCCTTCTCCGCCGACGTCTTCGGCCTCACCGCCTCCGGGCAGGGGGACATGGGCATCGGACAGGACGTCGCGGCCATGGGCCGCTACCTGGACTACATGTCTCCCATGGTCTATCCCTCCCACTACAACCGGGGCGAGTACAACATCGGCGACCCCGAGGCCAACCCCCATGACACCGTCTATGCCAGCCTGGTGGACTTCCAGAAGAAGCTGGAGGGCACGGGGTGCAAGCTGCGCCCCTGGCTGCAGGACTTCTCGCTGAGCCTCAATTACGGCGCCGCGGAGGTGCAGGCCCAGATCCGCGCCTGTTACGAGCTGGGCATCGAGGAGTGGCTGCTGTGGGACCCCAACTGCACCTTCACGGAGGAAGCCCTCCGGCCCGCCTCATAG
- a CDS encoding calcium-translocating P-type ATPase, PMCA-type has translation MGADKDIYWHALEVDEAATRLGTSIVDGISEDEARERLRLHGPNLIREEERVNPLSLFLDQFRDFMIYVLLAAAVISGAVLREYLDAAVIMFIVIANALLGFVQEYRAEKALESLKKLSAPTARVVRGGKEMSIPSSELVPGDLILLEAGDRIPGDARLVEVHGLRLEEASLTGESGAVDKNASCHAPGSLPPGDCRNMVFTGTHAVHGRGRALVVATGRETQLGRIAEMIGEAGEEKTPLQVELGRVGKRIALLCLGVCAVIFAAGVMRRLEWADMFLFSVSLAVAAIPEGLPAIVTIALALGVRRMASHNALLRKLPAVETLGCADVICTDKTGTLTRNEMEVREVLLPGRPPVSLEEAAREGGGREALQPLLATAVLCNDAREQEGEFLGEGTEIGLLRAALQVGFSRHEALAALPRVEELPFESERKMMSTVHRRGEGDRYFPLPHAPYLLLVKGAPEAVLNRCTHVLTPAGLEEMGSGSRVRYSAEAERMAERALRTMAFACRPLDEAPEEAEAAALERDLIYLGTAGLMDPPRPEVFAALEKCRRASIEVVMITGDHAATARAIAEELAILTPGKELVTGPELAHISDEELASRVERIAVYARVSPSDKVKIVRAWKSRGKTVAMTGDGVNDAPALKNADIGVAMGITGTDVSKEASDMVLADDNFATIVNAVEEGRIIYDNLKKFIYFLLSCNMSEVSTMFIGMLFSSVTPLRAVQVLWMNLVTDGFPAMALGVDTPAPDIMLRPPRDPSESILSYRKQLLVVWQGLLLSLGALAAFFVSRSILYPHHAAKAQTVTFTTLVISQLIHAFNSRSERLSIAELSFFDNRALIGAVLASLGLQLMVVLVPPLMRLFGTAPLGAEGWGLILACSVLPSVLVDRVKVALRRRGG, from the coding sequence ATGGGGGCGGACAAGGACATATACTGGCATGCCCTGGAGGTCGACGAAGCCGCCACGCGGCTGGGGACGTCGATCGTGGACGGGATATCGGAGGATGAGGCAAGGGAGCGCCTGCGCCTGCACGGTCCCAACCTCATCCGCGAGGAGGAGCGCGTCAACCCGCTCTCCCTCTTCCTGGACCAGTTCCGCGACTTCATGATCTACGTGCTGCTGGCGGCGGCGGTGATCTCCGGCGCCGTGCTGCGCGAATACCTCGACGCGGCGGTGATCATGTTCATCGTCATCGCCAACGCGTTGCTCGGATTCGTGCAGGAATACCGTGCCGAGAAAGCCCTGGAGAGCCTGAAGAAGCTAAGCGCCCCCACGGCGCGCGTGGTGCGGGGCGGGAAAGAGATGAGCATCCCCTCCTCGGAGCTGGTGCCCGGCGACCTCATCCTCCTGGAGGCCGGCGACCGCATCCCCGGGGACGCGCGCCTGGTGGAGGTCCACGGGCTGCGCCTGGAGGAGGCCTCCCTCACCGGCGAGTCGGGAGCGGTGGACAAGAACGCCTCCTGTCATGCCCCCGGATCCCTCCCCCCCGGGGACTGCAGGAACATGGTCTTCACGGGCACCCATGCCGTGCACGGCCGCGGCAGGGCCTTGGTGGTGGCCACGGGCCGGGAGACGCAGCTGGGGCGCATCGCGGAGATGATCGGGGAGGCCGGTGAGGAGAAGACCCCCCTCCAGGTGGAGCTGGGCCGGGTGGGGAAGCGCATCGCCCTTCTCTGCCTTGGCGTGTGCGCGGTGATCTTCGCGGCGGGGGTCATGCGCAGGCTGGAATGGGCGGATATGTTCCTCTTCTCCGTCAGCCTCGCGGTGGCCGCCATCCCCGAGGGACTTCCCGCCATCGTCACCATCGCCCTGGCCCTGGGGGTAAGGCGCATGGCCTCACACAACGCGCTGCTGCGCAAGCTGCCCGCCGTGGAGACCCTGGGCTGCGCCGACGTCATCTGCACCGACAAGACCGGCACCCTCACCCGCAACGAGATGGAGGTGCGGGAGGTGCTCCTTCCGGGGCGTCCGCCCGTGTCGCTGGAGGAGGCGGCGCGTGAGGGTGGGGGCCGGGAGGCATTGCAGCCCCTGCTGGCCACGGCGGTGCTCTGCAACGACGCCAGGGAGCAGGAGGGGGAATTCCTGGGGGAGGGGACGGAGATAGGTCTGCTGCGGGCCGCCCTCCAGGTGGGCTTCTCGCGCCATGAGGCCCTGGCCGCCCTGCCCCGCGTGGAGGAGCTGCCCTTCGAGAGCGAGCGCAAGATGATGAGCACCGTGCACCGCCGCGGAGAGGGCGACCGCTACTTCCCCCTCCCTCACGCCCCCTACCTCCTCCTGGTCAAGGGGGCGCCGGAGGCGGTGCTCAACCGCTGCACCCATGTCCTCACCCCCGCAGGCCTGGAGGAGATGGGGAGCGGAAGCCGCGTGCGTTACTCCGCCGAGGCGGAAAGGATGGCCGAGCGCGCCCTGCGCACCATGGCCTTCGCCTGCCGCCCCCTTGACGAAGCGCCCGAGGAGGCAGAGGCCGCGGCGCTGGAGAGGGACCTCATATACCTGGGGACGGCCGGACTCATGGACCCGCCGCGCCCCGAGGTCTTCGCCGCCCTCGAGAAATGCCGCAGGGCGAGCATAGAGGTGGTGATGATCACCGGGGACCACGCCGCCACCGCCCGCGCCATCGCCGAGGAGCTGGCCATCCTCACCCCCGGCAAGGAACTGGTCACCGGTCCGGAGCTGGCGCACATAAGCGACGAGGAGCTGGCCTCTCGGGTGGAGAGGATAGCCGTCTATGCCCGCGTCTCCCCATCCGACAAGGTCAAGATCGTGCGCGCCTGGAAGTCGCGGGGCAAGACGGTGGCCATGACCGGGGACGGGGTCAACGACGCCCCGGCCCTGAAAAACGCGGACATCGGGGTGGCCATGGGCATCACCGGCACCGACGTGAGCAAGGAGGCCTCGGACATGGTCCTCGCCGACGACAACTTCGCCACCATCGTCAACGCGGTGGAGGAGGGCAGGATCATCTACGACAACCTGAAGAAGTTCATCTACTTTCTGCTCTCCTGCAACATGAGTGAGGTCTCCACCATGTTCATCGGCATGCTCTTCTCCTCCGTGACCCCGCTCCGGGCGGTGCAGGTGCTGTGGATGAACCTGGTGACCGACGGCTTTCCGGCCATGGCCCTGGGGGTGGACACCCCCGCCCCGGACATCATGCTGCGCCCGCCGCGCGACCCCTCGGAGAGCATCCTCTCCTACCGCAAGCAGCTTCTGGTGGTGTGGCAGGGCCTCCTGCTTTCCCTGGGAGCCCTGGCCGCCTTTTTCGTCTCGCGCTCCATCCTCTACCCACACCACGCGGCGAAGGCCCAGACGGTGACCTTCACCACCCTGGTGATCTCCCAGCTCATCCACGCCTTCAACTCGCGCTCCGAGCGCCTCTCCATCGCCGAGCTCTCCTTCTTCGACAACCGGGCCCTCATCGGCGCGGTCCTCGCCTCCCTGGGCCTGCAGCTCATGGTGGTGCTGGTCCCGCCTCTGATGCGCCTCTTCGGAACCGCCCCGTTGGGCGCGGAGGGATGGGGACTCATCCTCGCCTGCTCGGTGCTGCCGTCAGTGCTCGTGGACCGCGTAAAGGTGGCGCTTCGAAGGCGGGGCGGGTAG
- a CDS encoding fructose 1,6-bisphosphatase — translation MKVTLSIIKADVGGYVGHSDVHPAMLSRTRELLAEAKEKGLLIDYCQAKCGDDIAMIMTHKKGPDNEEIHRFAWDTFEAVTEVAKELGQYGAGQDLLTDAFSGNLRGMGPGFAEMEFEERKSEPVIVFLADKTEPGSWNFPLYKMFADPFNTAGLVIDPSMHNGFRFEVHDLIEEKKVIFNTPEEIYDMLVFIGAPSRYVIKHVFRKGDDEPVAVTSTQRLFLMAGRYVGKDDPVMAVRCQSGLPAVGEVLEPFAFPYTVAGWMRGSHHGPFMPVGTDWDTPTRFDGPPRVVALGFQLIGGRLVGPRDMFADPSYDNARQKALDIADYLRAHGPFEPHRLPLDEMEYTTMPAVLEKLADRFIPLEGSERDH, via the coding sequence ATGAAGGTCACGTTGAGCATAATCAAGGCCGACGTGGGCGGTTACGTCGGTCACTCCGACGTGCACCCGGCCATGCTCAGCCGCACACGCGAGCTGTTGGCGGAGGCGAAGGAGAAGGGCTTGCTCATCGACTACTGCCAGGCCAAGTGCGGCGACGACATCGCCATGATCATGACCCACAAGAAAGGCCCCGACAACGAGGAGATCCACCGCTTCGCCTGGGACACCTTCGAGGCGGTGACCGAGGTGGCCAAGGAGCTCGGGCAGTACGGGGCGGGGCAGGACCTGCTCACCGACGCCTTCTCCGGCAACCTGCGGGGCATGGGTCCGGGATTCGCGGAGATGGAGTTCGAGGAGCGCAAGAGCGAGCCGGTGATCGTCTTCCTGGCCGACAAGACGGAGCCCGGCTCCTGGAACTTCCCCCTCTACAAGATGTTTGCGGACCCCTTCAACACCGCCGGGCTGGTCATCGACCCCTCCATGCACAACGGATTCCGCTTCGAGGTGCACGACCTCATCGAGGAGAAGAAGGTCATCTTCAACACCCCGGAGGAGATCTACGACATGCTGGTGTTCATCGGCGCCCCCTCGCGCTACGTCATCAAGCACGTCTTCCGCAAGGGCGACGACGAGCCGGTGGCGGTGACCTCCACCCAGCGCCTCTTCCTCATGGCCGGGCGCTACGTGGGCAAGGACGACCCGGTGATGGCGGTGCGCTGCCAGAGCGGGCTCCCGGCAGTGGGCGAGGTGCTGGAGCCCTTCGCCTTCCCCTACACCGTGGCGGGATGGATGCGCGGCAGCCACCACGGCCCGTTCATGCCCGTGGGCACCGACTGGGACACCCCCACCCGTTTCGACGGCCCACCGCGCGTGGTGGCCCTCGGCTTCCAGCTCATCGGCGGCAGGCTGGTAGGGCCCAGGGACATGTTCGCGGACCCCAGCTACGACAATGCGAGGCAGAAGGCCCTGGACATAGCGGACTACCTGCGCGCGCACGGACCCTTCGAGCCGCACCGCCTGCCCCTGGACGAGATGGAATACACCACCATGCCCGCGGTGCTGGAGAAGCTGGCCGACCGCTTCATCCCCCTGGAGGGCTCGGAGCGGGATCACTAA
- a CDS encoding DUF4349 domain-containing protein, with protein MAGRKWLWAAVLLVLVSVTVSAAVLGCGTKEAGSVVGDESVLSDRAGGEADKGRSQGERGLFSEGMENMSAEAASGWSAPTPPQATSSAGTSAVLEQLQLKVIKTALVKMELAKGEYGSVREDAVAAAKAAGGYVEDESSSRDGDGYTHATLTLRVPADRFDELLGEVSSLGEVTSSQVKTQDVSEEYVDLESRLRHLQAQEQFYLTLISRAQTIQEMISIREHLDSIQLEKEQVQGRMNFLDKQVGFSTLTLSVDETSSEGGGEEFWDRVGEAFKSFGRGMKKLAVGFFYALPYLLILALVTGAVWLLVRRARRSRSGEGTEAGR; from the coding sequence ATGGCTGGGAGAAAATGGTTATGGGCGGCGGTGCTGCTGGTGCTGGTCTCGGTGACGGTCTCCGCCGCCGTGCTGGGATGCGGGACGAAAGAGGCCGGATCCGTCGTCGGCGACGAGAGCGTTCTTTCCGACCGCGCGGGAGGAGAAGCGGACAAGGGGCGCTCACAGGGCGAAAGAGGTTTGTTTTCGGAGGGGATGGAGAACATGAGTGCCGAGGCCGCCTCGGGATGGAGCGCGCCGACTCCGCCCCAGGCGACTTCTTCCGCCGGAACCTCCGCCGTCCTGGAACAGCTGCAGCTCAAGGTGATCAAGACCGCTCTGGTGAAGATGGAGCTCGCAAAGGGAGAGTACGGCTCGGTGCGGGAGGACGCGGTGGCGGCGGCCAAAGCGGCGGGAGGTTACGTGGAGGACGAGAGCTCCAGCCGCGACGGCGACGGCTACACCCACGCCACCCTCACCCTGCGTGTCCCTGCGGACAGGTTCGACGAGCTCCTGGGGGAGGTGTCCTCCCTGGGGGAGGTGACCTCGAGCCAGGTCAAGACCCAGGACGTGAGCGAGGAGTACGTGGACCTGGAGAGCAGGCTGCGGCACCTGCAGGCCCAGGAGCAGTTTTACCTCACCCTCATCTCGAGGGCTCAGACCATCCAGGAGATGATCTCCATCCGGGAACATCTCGACTCCATCCAGCTCGAGAAGGAGCAGGTGCAGGGGCGCATGAACTTTCTCGACAAGCAGGTGGGCTTCTCCACCCTCACCCTTTCGGTGGACGAGACGTCCAGCGAGGGGGGAGGCGAGGAATTCTGGGACAGGGTGGGCGAGGCCTTCAAGAGCTTCGGACGCGGCATGAAGAAGCTGGCGGTGGGCTTCTTCTACGCCCTTCCCTACCTGCTCATCCTGGCGTTGGTGACGGGGGCGGTATGGCTGCTGGTGAGGCGCGCTCGCAGGTCCCGCTCCGGAGAGGGGACCGAAGCCGGCCGGTAG
- the gltA gene encoding NADPH-dependent glutamate synthase produces the protein MSEDGGKKKRVKIDRVKMPEQDPEVRRFNFEEVALGLDAEAAAAEASRCLQCKKKPCVAGCPVEIDIPAFIKLIEEGDPMAAAAKLKEKNSLPAICGRVCPQETQCEAVCTLGRKGEPVAIGRLERFAADYEAARGEIVMPPKERPTGKRVAVIGSGPGGLTCAGDLARMGHEVTIFEALNAPGGVLTYGIPEFRLPKAIVMREVEYVRRLGVEIRLDQVIGCSYTLQELFADGYDAAFIAIGAGLPMFMDIPGENLNGVYSANEYLTRSNLMKAYLFPDYDTPIKRGKRVAVIGGGNVALDSARTALRLGAEEVTIVYRRSRQEMPARAEEIAHAAEEGVAFKFLTLPVRILGDEWVRGMECLRMELGEPDESGRRRPVPIKGSEFELEVDLVVMAIGTRANPLLTSTLPEVKLNKWGYIEADPETGQTSVPNIFAGGDIVTGSATVIEAMGAGKRAARAIHSLLS, from the coding sequence ATGAGCGAAGACGGCGGAAAGAAGAAAAGGGTGAAGATAGACCGCGTGAAGATGCCGGAGCAGGACCCGGAGGTGCGCCGGTTCAATTTCGAGGAGGTAGCCCTGGGCCTGGATGCCGAGGCCGCCGCCGCGGAGGCCTCGCGCTGCCTGCAGTGCAAGAAAAAGCCCTGCGTGGCCGGCTGCCCGGTGGAGATCGACATCCCCGCCTTCATCAAGCTCATAGAGGAAGGCGACCCCATGGCCGCCGCCGCCAAGCTGAAGGAGAAGAACAGCCTCCCCGCCATCTGCGGGCGCGTGTGCCCCCAGGAGACGCAGTGCGAGGCGGTGTGCACCCTGGGCAGGAAAGGCGAGCCGGTGGCCATAGGGAGGCTGGAGCGCTTCGCCGCCGATTACGAGGCGGCGCGGGGAGAGATCGTTATGCCCCCCAAGGAACGCCCGACGGGGAAGCGGGTGGCGGTCATAGGGTCGGGACCCGGCGGCCTCACCTGCGCCGGCGACCTCGCCCGCATGGGGCACGAGGTCACCATCTTCGAGGCCCTGAACGCGCCGGGCGGGGTGCTTACCTACGGCATCCCGGAGTTCCGACTCCCCAAGGCCATCGTCATGCGCGAGGTGGAATACGTGCGTCGCCTGGGGGTGGAGATCAGGCTGGACCAGGTCATCGGCTGCAGCTACACCCTGCAGGAGCTCTTCGCGGACGGCTATGACGCCGCCTTCATCGCCATCGGGGCGGGCCTGCCCATGTTCATGGACATACCGGGTGAGAACCTCAACGGCGTATATTCCGCCAACGAGTACCTCACGCGCTCCAACCTCATGAAGGCCTACCTCTTCCCCGATTACGACACCCCCATCAAGCGGGGCAAGCGGGTGGCGGTGATCGGGGGCGGCAACGTGGCCCTGGACAGCGCGCGCACCGCCCTGCGCCTGGGGGCTGAGGAGGTGACCATCGTCTACCGGCGCTCGCGGCAGGAGATGCCGGCGCGGGCGGAGGAGATCGCCCATGCCGCCGAGGAGGGGGTGGCCTTCAAATTCCTCACCCTGCCGGTGCGCATCCTCGGGGACGAGTGGGTGCGGGGCATGGAGTGCCTGCGCATGGAGTTGGGGGAGCCGGACGAGAGCGGCAGGCGCCGCCCCGTCCCGATCAAGGGCTCCGAGTTCGAGCTGGAGGTGGACCTGGTGGTCATGGCCATCGGCACCCGCGCCAACCCCCTTCTCACCTCCACCCTCCCGGAGGTAAAGCTGAACAAGTGGGGATACATAGAGGCGGACCCGGAGACGGGTCAGACCTCGGTGCCCAACATCTTTGCCGGCGGAGACATCGTGACCGGGTCCGCGACGGTCATCGAGGCCATGGGGGCGGGAAAGAGGGCGGCCCGCGCCATCCATTCCCTCCTCTCCTGA